From Ignavibacteriales bacterium:
TAGTCCAACCGCTCGAGCCGCCAGCATTGAGTTCCGTCGGTGGAGGTTGCGACAGCGCGAGAGCAACACAGATGAACTGCACGGTCAATATCTTAGCAACGAACTTCATTCGGTAGAAAGAGTAGGCGAAGTTATGACCTGTTCAGATGAACCAATAGCTTTGGCGACTAAGGAATGGGTGATTCACACTTTACCCGAAAGGTAACGGTGCTCGCACACCAATCGGGTGCCACTGGAATCTCGGCTGCCGATGTACGTGTAAGCAATTCCGGCTGGTGTTCTACCCGGAGCAGTCACTTGCAAGCTACTCCCGTCGCCAAAACGAGAATTTGTCGTTATTAAGATAGGTTCGTCTGAATAGAAAATCAATGCAGGGGCCCCTGCAATCGGTGACATGTGCTGGCCATCACAGAAAAGGCGTGGTCTGGGGGGAGGCGCAGACGGACCAGAAAGTCAACGTAGGGCTGTTCCGGGAGGGTCTTCTCGGTCAGGGAGGAAATAAGCGCACGCAGTCGTGTCGTCAGGAGCAGAGCTCGTGACGAGCTTGGGGGGGGGGATGGAGCGGATTTACAGTGTGGGGGGCGTTTGCGAGACAGAAGCCAGCGGGAGGCAGATCCGGGCCGTTTTCGCGGGAGGGAAGAAACAAACTTCGTCGCTGGGAGTTCGGCGTTCGAGATTGAAAATTCACACCGCCTTGAAACCGGTCAAGGTCCAATATCCAACTCCCAATATCCAATTACCAAGTCTGGGCGCGGTCAGTTCATGGTGCCTGTTTGAGCTGCTTTGCAAGTTGATCCGGAAGAACGGGAGGCAACCGGTAACCGATTCTCTGGTTACCCAGCAGAAGAACCACGGAGTCTTTGCGGATCGTTTGAAGGCGGGCCTCACTTAGGTCGTTTCTTGTGAAGAGGGAATCCGAATAGAGGGACATCGTAAGCCCTCCTGAATCGGAGCAGAACAAAGTCTGCACCTGGGAAAGACTTTGCTTTCTGCGCATCTGGCTTTTCGGAAGATCGGATATGGGATGCTGCGTAACCACCACCGGCGGGCCATCGGATTGCTGAGCACGGGAACGAGCTGCGAAGGACATCAGAGCTGTTGGCTCCTTCTTTCCCTTCGGAGCCATCTCACGCAAATCCTCAGACGTTTTGTCCATCGCCTTCCCCGCAGCGCGAACGTTTTCCTCCCCGGAAACTACGGTTCCCTCCACCCAGATCCCTTCTGCATTTGGTTCGGCCATCACCTGATCTTTTTTAGAGAGAATGTTCCCGGAGTTATCAGGCACAGGCACGTTCATCACGTCGCGCTTCCCCCCCTCCGCCTCCCCTTTCTTCCTGTCAAGCTCGGAACCCCCTGCTCCTGCCCCCTTCGATTCTGCGAGATCGCGCTCAGCCACCGAAGATGGCTTCGACACATCTGCGAGTTGTGTCTTTTCAGGTGATTGCTGACCCGGAGACGGCGGCTGAGGAATCACTTCGGTCTTCGGTGCGATGCTGTCGGACTTCAGACGAGAATCGGCGACCTTTGTCTCGCCGGAAAAGAACCACTTGTTGTTTATCCCGATCGTGAGGAGCACAACGATGGCGGCAGCCACCGCCGCCACGCGATACCAGTTTGTCCCGGTCCCCTGTTGTTCGATCCGCTTTGTGAGCCGTTGCTTCAGTGCGTCACGGCCGGCGCGGCGAACGCCGGCGGCGAGCTGCTGTTCAGCCTCCACGGCGTCGCGGCATGGAGCGCACTGCCGAAGATGGTTGTCCAGCTCGGATGCATGTGATGCATCGAGTCGGCCGAGGACGTACTGCGAGAGCAGGTGCTCGTCGGTGGTCCAGTGTGTGTTTTGTGAATTAGCCATGTCTTAGCTCAATTTGAGCGGGAAGCGAATCCAGGTATTTGTTAATTGGTTAAATAGTTAATTAACCAGTTAACCAATTAACCAACTAACCGTCTAACCACTCTTCTTCCTCAACACTTCCTCCAGCGCCTTCTTGCACTGGTATTTCTTCGCCTTGGCGGTGTCGGCGTTTGCGAAGCCCAGCTCCACGGCGATTTCGTCCATTGACAATTCATCCCAATAGAAGAGAAGCAGGAGTTTCCGGCATTGCTCGCCAATCTTCCCAAGTGCGTCACTTACCTTGAGCGCTTGTTCAGATGCGATCAGGTTCTCCAGCGCAGAAGGAGCCGGGTCTTCCGCTCCATCCGGGTCGAGATTTCCAGAGACCTCCCTCCCTTTCCTACGCAACGTCTGCGACCACACGTTCTTCGCTGTCGCATACACAAAGGTGCTCAGTTTCGCTTTGTACTCAAATTTCCCGGCCCTGACCCGTTCCCAGAGGACAATGAGGGATTCCTGGAGAACATCCTCTGCGTCGTCCGAGCTGCCGCTATTCCGCATCACCAGGTTCACGATTGGCCTCCGGGTGGAATCGTACAACAAGACCAGCGCTTCCTCGTCCCCCTTCCGGATGAGATCCAGGATCCTCGCATCAGTAGTAAGAAAAAGGAGGGGAGACTTCATTTACCTTTCTCGGGTTAATGTCATAAACAGGCAAAAGGTGAACGGAGAAGATGAAAATCGATTCACGCAAAGGCGCAAAGAACGCGAAGAGCAGATGAACGCTGGTTCTTTTGAGCGTGACATTTGCGTGTGACTTTAACGATCCAGCATCCAAAAAATACACATTAACGGACCATTAAACAATCAAGGGGGCAACCATGAAAGACCATCGCAAAGCACTTATGATCCTGCTGCTTTTGGCGTTCGGCGCAGACCTGTTCGCACAGGGGAATCAGCAGACAATGGCCGGGGATCGGACATCCGTCGATCTTACGATCTACAGCCAAAATCTGTCGCTCATCCGCGAGGAGCGGGGAATCCGGCTCGTCAGGGGGATGAACCGTGTCATCCTGCCGGACATCCCTGCAACCATCGACGGGACATCGCTCCACTTCCTCAGCCTCACGGACCCGTCCGGCGTGCGTGTGCTGGAACAGAACTATCAGTACGACCTGGTCCACCAGGCAAAGCTGCTCGAGAAGTACGTCGGCAAAGAGGTCGAATTCATCCGCGAAGACCCTGTCACCCACAAGGAATACACGGTGCGGGGGAAACTTATTGCAACGGGGTATTCTTTTCAGCCGCAGTATGGCAACCCGGTTCCAAACTACTACTCCACCGGAGGGATGATCGCAGAGATCGATGGCAAGATCGAGATCAGTCCCAGTGGAAGACTGATTCTGCCTGCGATCTCAGAAGGACTTATTCTCCGCCCGCAGCTTGAGTGGCTGCTGTCTTCCAACCGCGATGGAAATCAGAAAACGGAAATCAGCTATCTGGCCGGACAGTTGAGCTGGAGCTGCAACTATGTGGCATTGCTGAACAGTGCTGATTCGAAGATCGATGTAACCGGATGGGTAACCGTCACGAACAACTCGGGGACCAGTTTCAGAAACGCAGGTTTGAAACTTGTCGCAGGCGACGTGAACGTTGTGAAGAACGCGATGGAGTATGACGCGCGGCTCAGCGCCAAGATGGACATGGCTCAGAATATGGCGGCTCCGCAATTCCAGCAAACCAGCTTGTTTGAGTACAAGCTTTATTCGCTGCAACGGCGCACGGATGTCAATAATAACGAGACAAAACAGATTGAGCTGGCTTCAGCGACCGGTGTGCCTGCACATAAGGTTTTCATCTACGACGGACTTTCAGACCAGTGGCGTTACTGGTATCGCAACTACTCCTACAGGACGCAAGGAAGTTTCGGGCAGCAGTCGAACGCCAAGGTCGGCGTGTACGTGACATTCAGGAACGATCTGGCCTCGGGAATCGGCATCCCGCTGCCGAAGGGGAAGGTTCGCGTCTACAAGCGTGATGATGACGGGAAAGAGCAATTCATCGGAGAGGACCAGATCGACCATACACCCAAGGACGAAGAGGTTCGTCTATATTTGGGGAATGCGTTTGACATCGTCGGAGAAAGGGCACAGAAGGATTTCAAGACGCTGGCGTCGGGACACGTCGTGGAGGAGACGATCGAGATAAAAGTGCGCAATCACAAAGACGAGAAGGCGGATGTCCAGGTGTACGAGCATCCGTGGCGCTGGAGCCAATGGGAGATCGTGAAGAGCTCGAGCGATTGGGTGAAGGTCGACCAGACCACGCTGAGGTTTCCGGTGAAGCTGGACAAAGGTGACGAGAAGACGGTGTCTTACACGATCCGGTACACGTGGTAGCGTGGAGTGACCGTCACCTTCCCGGTTCTTCGATTGGGTGCCGGTCACTTCCAGGAGGTTAGGAGCAGATCTCCTGACGAGCTTGAGGCAGGTGGACGATAAGACAATTTCTGCGCTGGAGGCGCATCCGCTCTTAGCGGACAATATCGAACACCGAATAACGAATGTTGAAGTCATTATAAGGAGGACAGAATCATGAAAGCACGAATCGCATTTACACTCGTCGTTGCGGCGGTGCTGGGGTTGGGGCTGGCAACAGGATCAGACAAGGGAACAACCATAAATGGACGATTCGGCAGCTCTTACATTTCCCACAACGGCGGGACGGCATATCTGCAGATCTGCATTACGACGCCGCCTGCCGAAAATCGCGAGCGCCAGCCGATGAATCTCGCGGTCGTTCTCGATCGCAGCGGCTCGATGGCTGACGAAGGGAAGATCGAGTATGCGAAAAAGGCAGTCCGCTCTCTCATGGACCAACTGCAGGAAGGCGATTACTTCTCTTTTGTGATCTATGACGACGTCGTTCAGGTGTTGCGTGAATCCAGGCGGGTCAGTGACAAGCGGGACCTCCGGAATCTCCTGGATGAGGTCTATCCCCGGGGGGCGACGAATCTCGGCGGCGGTCTGGTGGCAGGATTGGAACAGGTCGAGCGGCATCGGGACAGGGAATATCTCAACAGAGTCATCCTGCTCTCTGACGGACTCGCAAATCGTGGTATCACAAGCCCTCTTGAGCTCAAGCACATCGCCCGGCGGTACCGGTCAAATTCGATTTCCGTGACGACGATGGGTGTCGGACTCGACTACAATGAGAACCTCATGATGGGGCTCTCCCAGAGCGGCGGAGGCAACTACTATTTCATCGAGAGTCCGAACAGCCTGGCTTCGATTTTCAGGAAAGAGCTCACAAGGCTCTCGAGCATCGCAGCGCGGAACGCTTCGATCGAGCTGACACTGGCCGACGGCATTCACGTTCGTGATGTGATCGGATGCGAACGGGACCATGAAGGCAAACGGATCAAGATCCCCCTCGGCGATCTCTTCTCCGGCGAACAGCGACACCTCACCGTGGAGCTCGAGATCCCTGAGGGTTCGGGAACGCTGCAGGCGGTCAAAGGGGTGCTCCGGTATGAAGAGAAGCGCGGCTGGTTTGAGTCGTGGCCCTCGTTCAGCGCGTCTCTCCACTACACACGGATACTGGCTGACGTCGACAAGAACCGTGACAACGAAATCCAGGCGCTCGTCGATGTCGCTCTCTCGACGCGTAGTGTGGACAAAGCCCTGAGGGCACTCGACGAAGGCCGGAAGGATGACGCGGCAAGGGAGCTGAAGGCAGCTCAGTCGGCTATGATGTTGTCGCCGGCGGCTTTTTCAAAGGGAGCCGGTGGAGCGATGCTCGGTGAACAGCGTGTGCGGCTGGAGAGCTTTCAGAAATTGCTTGAGGACAGCGTAGATTTCAGGAAGGCAAAGAAGTCGATGCAGTACGAAAACTACCAGGCGCAGAAGAAGTAGGGATGGCGAAGTGAAACCCCCGAGGTCCTGAGGAGATACCTTTCAGACCTCGGGGGTTTACACCGTTCTATTTTCCTTTTCGGATATAGATATCGCCATTGAAGTTTGTGAGCTGGATATCTTGTCCACCCCCATTGATACTCGCGCGCACAGTCTTTTCAACCGAAATGCGGAATTTCCCTTTCTTTCCTTTGTTGTCCTGCACTCTCGAGGATGGGGAGACATCCTCCGTCAGCATTTTCATGTCGAAGTCGCTATAGATCTCACCCTGGTCCGATTTCATAGAGACGATCGCCTTGACGTCGGACGGGAAGGTCACGTCAATCTTACCGTTGAGCGAGCTGAAAGACATCGATTTCTGCGGATTGACTTTTGCGAACGATGCCGTGATGTCTTCATTGAGCGCATTGGCAACTGCAGAACCGGATATCCCCGTCAGTTTGACGTAGCCATTCGTGCAATTAATTTCCAAGTCGCCGTTGACATTCTCCACTTCGATGTTGCCGTCATTCACCGTGCTCAGGTGCATCGAGCAATTCGTCGGAACGCGCAGCGTGAGGTCCACGGTGCGCGACCCTCCACGCATCCCGGTACTCACAGAAACAACGTTGTCATCTTCCTCGACCGTCAGACTCGTACTATTGTTTGTGATGAGTTTCAAACCCCGCGGCTTCTCGGCCTTCTCTTCATCATCCTCCGTGGCCCGAATTCGTGCCTCGACAGTGACGTCTTTCACGGTTCCCCCCTTGACCGTGATGCTTCCGCTGATGAGGCCAATCTTCAGCATCACCGGGCGGGATGGATCTGAAAGCGGGACGTTTACTTTGTCCGCGGGCGCACTCTGTGCCAAGGCCAGCGCAAATGAGCACACTGTAAACACTCCCACCAGCCATATCATTCGTGCGTGTTTCATTTCAGGTACTCCTCTTTATCTTAATTTCGGTTGTTCAATATGCAATCGTTTTGGAAACCTCAGTGTGGTCGGAATGGCATTCAGGCCACCACTCGGAGCAGACCAACTCAGTCGTGCTTAAGGACGTAGATGCTGCCGTTCAGCGTATCAAACGAAAACTCCGGTCCCCCTTTTCCAACCCGAACGGTCTGGGAACCACCGCGCCGGTAGATTCTGCGGGATCCTTTGCGCTCTTCCACGGTCCTGTTCTCCCGAGGCACCGAGGAGACGTCAAAGTCGGTGTACACCTTGCCGTTGAACGTTTTCAGCTTCATATCGGCATTCAACCCGTCGTGCAACACCACCTCGATCTTGCCGTTGACCGTCTTGAAGGAGCAATCGGAGCCGGGATTTTTCGTAAAAGAGGCTTTAATAGGGCCATTCACGGTCCTGATGATGGCCGGTCCGTTGATATCGCTCATCTCGATTCCCGCGTTCACGTTGTTCACCTCAAACTCACCTTCGATGCTCTGAACCAGGACCTTGCCGTGGTTTATGGTCTTCAAATAGAGGCTGATTTTGCGAGGCACTTTCAGGTCGAAATCATACGTCACGTCATACCCGTAGTAGTGCCATCCCCTGTAGTGGATCCCGTCGCCTCTTCGCCACGGGGCATCAACGTAGAGTATGATCTTGTTCTTCTCTTCCCTGATCTCCAGCGTCACTTCCCGCTTCGCTTCTTCGATTTTCTCGCCTGACTCTGCCTTGATTTCCTTATGAGCAACGAGCTCAATGCTGTCTCCGTCATAACCGACCACGTTGATCTCGCCATTGATGTTGTCGACGACGAGTTGCCTGTGACCGTTGTCGGACAACCGGAAGCTCTTCTTGATCTCTTCTCTTTCGGAAAGTGCGTTCCTCTGTCCAACAGCGCAGCCGACCGGCAGCATCATCAACCCGCAGCCAATCAACAGTATCTCAATCCACCGATGTCTCATGTGTACGACTCCTTGATTGATGAGCTATGATCCCATTTCTTTGATGCGTTTCTCCACTCGCTCCCGGACAGTCTTGTTGAGATCTTTATTCTTCAGGAGCTCCATTAATGCGGCCACGCCTTCAGCGTCATGAACGGTTGTGATGACCTGAATGAGAGCCAGTTGAACGAGCGGAGAGGTCTGACGCAACAATGAACCAATGATCCCCTTTTTGACTTCTGCTTCGGCGTAATATTTCGTCAGTGCCTCGAGCGCTGCCAGCCGTACGTTGACCACGGGATCATAGTTGAGCGACTCGAAAAGCGCAGAGAAGACGTCTGTGTCCGGCTGGTTGATCCGCTCGGACCAATTCGCTCCACGAATCCGTTCGCTGGCAGATTCCGTTTTCAAGAGCGAGACCATGACGAGTCGCTGCATGTTGACGACTTCGCTCCGAAGCCGGGCAACATCGCCATTGGAACCGTTCCCGCCATCTATCCTGAAACCGATGACATATCCAACGAGGAGGCAAACTAGCGCGATTGCGATCTGAACAGCCGGTTGTTTTGGCCAGAGTCGCTCGACCAGGTTGTTCATCCGATCGATCAACCGCATCTCCGGCGCCACGCGGGGTTCGCTGGGAGCCTTCAGCGTCTCGAGTTTGGAGTAGAATTGCTCCTGCAATTGCGGACCCGGCCTCTCATCAGGCAAGCGACCAAGCTCCGCCCAGACCTTCGCGAGGACTGTGTACTCCGATCGGCATGACTTGCAGGACTTGAGATGGTGCGCAATCGATGTCCTTTCGGCCTTGCTCACACTTCCCGCAAGGTAATCAGGGAGTTGAATCAGAATATGAATCGTCTTCTTCATGATGTCACCTTGATATCTGTCTGTCGCATATGCAAATAACGATATTACGATGTCGCGTGCCTCAGAACCTCTCGCCGGTCAACTTTTGATATTCCCGTTTCAGATCTTTCAGCGCCCTGTGAACTCTCGCCTTGACGGTGCCAACCGGACAATTGAGTATGGCGCCAATCTCTTCATACTTCAGTTCCTGGTACCTGCTCAGAATCAGCACTTCCTTCTTGTCAACCGAAAGCAATGCCAGTGCTTTCCTTAAATGCTCCGCCCTCTCATCGCGCAGAAGTGAATCGTCGGGTGCCGAGTCCCGATCGGGCGCATCCTCGGCTCCTTCCATGGGCGTTTCGTTCTTCCACTTCCTGTAGTGGTCAGTTGCAGCGTTGCGCGCCAGCTGATACATCCACACCGTGAACGGCGCCTCACCGCGGAACGAATGCCCGTACTTCAGCATGCGGAAGAATACTTCTTGCACCAGGTCCTCGCTGGAGTCGCGCCTGTTCGTGACACGCGCGAGAAAGTTGTAAAGCTTCACATGGTGCCGTTCGAACAGTATGCCCAATTTCGCGACATCGCCCTCGCGAACCTGCAACATGAGCTCATTGTCTGTAGCTAAGAGTGAATTCACTCGACTCCGATTAGGGTCCCCGGCCGGTGTGGTGATTTGGATCTCAACCGGCCATAACTAGAGACCGGCCTCGTGGAAAAAGGTTGCGTCAACTGAGTGCACACAATTCCACAGCGACTACCCTTTGAAAATGCATCGAAATCGCAGTAATTTCCAGTGTTTCGCACTATCTGGAATGACAGAATAGTTGGAAATTTAACTTGACTTTGTGATATCGCTATGATATCATTATGCTATCACACATCTGGAAAGGAGTCATTCAATGAATACAGTTACTGAATTCAAAGCCAAAGGAATGAATGGATATTCTGCCTTCGTTCTTCAGGTAATCCTTATCGCCCTGAACGCCTACCTGGTCTATTTCATCGCGGTGAACGAAGCGCTCATGTATCTGTGGCTGGAAATTCCGCTGTTCGTCGCCACGCTGCTTTTCCCCGCCGGGTTTTTCGTTGTGCAGCCAAACGAAGCCCGCGTGCTGGTGCTCTTTGGAAAGTACATCGGGACAGTCCGGGAGTCGGGATTCTGGTATGCGAATCCGTTTGCGATCAAGCGGCACGTTTCGCTGCGGATACGGAACTTCAACAGTGAAAAGATCAAAGTGAACGATCTCCACGGCAACCCGATTGAGATCGCGGCCGTTGTTGTCTGGTCCGTCACCGATTCCGCCCGAGCTCTCTTCGATGTCGAGCACTATGAGAACTTCGTCGCAATTCAGAGTGAAACCGCCATCCGCGCTCTTGCGTCGGAATACCCCTATGACGCCGAGGAGGAAACAGTCCCTTCGCTCCGCGGCAGGCCGCAGGAGATCTCGGAGCGCATGAAGCACCAGGTGCAGACGCGGCTCGAGATTGCAGGCGTTGAGGTGAAAGATGCGCGCATCAGTCACCTGGCGTACTCGCCGGAAATCGCCCAGACCATGTTACGTCGCCAGCAGGCGCAGGCTGTTATCGCCGCACGCAAGAAGATCGTTGAAGGCGCAGTCGGCATGGTCGATCAGGCTCTCCGTACGCTGAGCGAGCAGCACATCGTCGAGCTCGACGAGGAGAAGAAAGCAACGATGGTGAACAACCTCCTGGTTGCGCTCGTTTCCGAGTCCGCGGCGCAGCCCGTCATCAATACCGGAACATTGTATCAATGAGCGAAAAGAAGAAATTCCTGCTCCGGCTTGACGAGAGCCATTATACGAGTCTCGAAAAGTGGGCCGCACACGATCTGCGCAGCGTCAACGCGCAGATCGAATTCATCCTCACGGATGCGCTGCGGAAATCGGGCAGGCTGAAATCACAGGAAGAGAACAGTGATAACAGAGAGAATACGGACATATCCTCTCCCGCTTCCTGACCTTTCGGCACGACCCGTTCGTGAGGAACGATCGGCCCCGCAAGCCGGGAGTCTGAGATGGGTCAAGCCGAGAATGTTCGGGAACGATTACGAGCTCCGGTCGGCAGGCGACTGCGTCGCAACGCTTACGGTCAGCGGCTTCTTCCACCCCGCCGGACACGGCAAGGGGATCGGCGGTTCCTGGGAGATGGAGCCGCTGGCGCGGGAGTCGGGAAGGATCGTTGTACGGGCCGACGGTTCGTTCCGGGAGGTTGGTGTCTTCGAAATGATTTTCCCCGACGGAGGCGGCATTCTCCGCACGAACGAGGGTCAGGCGCTCGTGCTGCGATCTGATTTCTGGAAAGGGCGCGCTGAATTCGAGACTCCGTCAGGAGAACCGTTGATCCGGTTCCGCTTTCGAGGGCTCTTCCGTCCATCGGCTGACGTCGAGATACTGGGTAAAGGGAAAGACCTGCGTGAACTCCCATGGATCTTGATGCTCGGCTGGTGTGTTATCGTTGGATATTTGTGATCGAGGAGTCATATCAAGAATCTTCACGCAAAGGCGCCAAGCAAGAACATAGAAAACACTTCTTAGAGGCTCGGCACGGCATTCTGATTTCTTGAGCAGGCGGTTTCGACAAGTTTTTGATCATCTGATTCGGAAATAACGAGGAAACGATCGATGCGAAAAATCAGTGCACTTGTAGACCATGAAATTGTGTGGCAGCAGCTCCAGGGCTTCAAATCCGAGTTCGAACTGCGCTTCGGTGACGACCTTGTTGGGACCATGAAGCTCCCCAAGATGCTCAGCTCC
This genomic window contains:
- a CDS encoding anti-sigma factor, encoding MANSQNTHWTTDEHLLSQYVLGRLDASHASELDNHLRQCAPCRDAVEAEQQLAAGVRRAGRDALKQRLTKRIEQQGTGTNWYRVAAVAAAIVVLLTIGINNKWFFSGETKVADSRLKSDSIAPKTEVIPQPPSPGQQSPEKTQLADVSKPSSVAERDLAESKGAGAGGSELDRKKGEAEGGKRDVMNVPVPDNSGNILSKKDQVMAEPNAEGIWVEGTVVSGEENVRAAGKAMDKTSEDLREMAPKGKKEPTALMSFAARSRAQQSDGPPVVVTQHPISDLPKSQMRRKQSLSQVQTLFCSDSGGLTMSLYSDSLFTRNDLSEARLQTIRKDSVVLLLGNQRIGYRLPPVLPDQLAKQLKQAP
- a CDS encoding sigma-70 family RNA polymerase sigma factor gives rise to the protein MKSPLLFLTTDARILDLIRKGDEEALVLLYDSTRRPIVNLVMRNSGSSDDAEDVLQESLIVLWERVRAGKFEYKAKLSTFVYATAKNVWSQTLRRKGREVSGNLDPDGAEDPAPSALENLIASEQALKVSDALGKIGEQCRKLLLLFYWDELSMDEIAVELGFANADTAKAKKYQCKKALEEVLRKKSG
- a CDS encoding VWA domain-containing protein → MKARIAFTLVVAAVLGLGLATGSDKGTTINGRFGSSYISHNGGTAYLQICITTPPAENRERQPMNLAVVLDRSGSMADEGKIEYAKKAVRSLMDQLQEGDYFSFVIYDDVVQVLRESRRVSDKRDLRNLLDEVYPRGATNLGGGLVAGLEQVERHRDREYLNRVILLSDGLANRGITSPLELKHIARRYRSNSISVTTMGVGLDYNENLMMGLSQSGGGNYYFIESPNSLASIFRKELTRLSSIAARNASIELTLADGIHVRDVIGCERDHEGKRIKIPLGDLFSGEQRHLTVELEIPEGSGTLQAVKGVLRYEEKRGWFESWPSFSASLHYTRILADVDKNRDNEIQALVDVALSTRSVDKALRALDEGRKDDAARELKAAQSAMMLSPAAFSKGAGGAMLGEQRVRLESFQKLLEDSVDFRKAKKSMQYENYQAQKK
- a CDS encoding DUF4097 family beta strand repeat-containing protein codes for the protein MKHARMIWLVGVFTVCSFALALAQSAPADKVNVPLSDPSRPVMLKIGLISGSITVKGGTVKDVTVEARIRATEDDEEKAEKPRGLKLITNNSTSLTVEEDDNVVSVSTGMRGGSRTVDLTLRVPTNCSMHLSTVNDGNIEVENVNGDLEINCTNGYVKLTGISGSAVANALNEDITASFAKVNPQKSMSFSSLNGKIDVTFPSDVKAIVSMKSDQGEIYSDFDMKMLTEDVSPSSRVQDNKGKKGKFRISVEKTVRASINGGGQDIQLTNFNGDIYIRKGK
- a CDS encoding zf-HC2 domain-containing protein; translation: MKKTIHILIQLPDYLAGSVSKAERTSIAHHLKSCKSCRSEYTVLAKVWAELGRLPDERPGPQLQEQFYSKLETLKAPSEPRVAPEMRLIDRMNNLVERLWPKQPAVQIAIALVCLLVGYVIGFRIDGGNGSNGDVARLRSEVVNMQRLVMVSLLKTESASERIRGANWSERINQPDTDVFSALFESLNYDPVVNVRLAALEALTKYYAEAEVKKGIIGSLLRQTSPLVQLALIQVITTVHDAEGVAALMELLKNKDLNKTVRERVEKRIKEMGS
- a CDS encoding RNA polymerase sigma factor, whose product is MNSLLATDNELMLQVREGDVAKLGILFERHHVKLYNFLARVTNRRDSSEDLVQEVFFRMLKYGHSFRGEAPFTVWMYQLARNAATDHYRKWKNETPMEGAEDAPDRDSAPDDSLLRDERAEHLRKALALLSVDKKEVLILSRYQELKYEEIGAILNCPVGTVKARVHRALKDLKREYQKLTGERF
- a CDS encoding SPFH domain-containing protein, with protein sequence MNTVTEFKAKGMNGYSAFVLQVILIALNAYLVYFIAVNEALMYLWLEIPLFVATLLFPAGFFVVQPNEARVLVLFGKYIGTVRESGFWYANPFAIKRHVSLRIRNFNSEKIKVNDLHGNPIEIAAVVVWSVTDSARALFDVEHYENFVAIQSETAIRALASEYPYDAEEETVPSLRGRPQEISERMKHQVQTRLEIAGVEVKDARISHLAYSPEIAQTMLRRQQAQAVIAARKKIVEGAVGMVDQALRTLSEQHIVELDEEKKATMVNNLLVALVSESAAQPVINTGTLYQ
- a CDS encoding Arc family DNA-binding protein; translated protein: MSEKKKFLLRLDESHYTSLEKWAAHDLRSVNAQIEFILTDALRKSGRLKSQEENSDNRENTDISSPAS